The nucleotide window AACTATATGTCTAAATGGGGGTTTTTAATGGAGAAAATTTTTAACAAACCAAAAACTTGTGATGAATGTAATGAAGATTTAAAGCGTCTTTTTTTGTATTGTACAAATTGTAACAAGTATATATGTTATGATTGTTTTTCCAATCATCAAATTGACCATGATTATATTCCCTGTAAAACTTTAGATGGCAATAAAGGAGAAGTTTTGGATATAGGTTCTGCAGGATATGGGATTCCTATAGGAGATTTATGGCCTTCTCATGAGATTGATGCTTTCCTTTCAAGTCATCATCCAAAATGTCCACATGCAATCGAGTATTTTGAAAAGAATAACATAACTTTCTATTGCCATGAATGTAAAAAATGGCTATGTTTAAACTGCCTAGATAATCATTTGGATCATGGTTTAATGCTTCATGTAGGCTTTAATGATGGTAAAGAGCTTAGACAAATAGATCCTAACTTATATAAATCAAAAAATCAACTATCATTGTCTGTTAATGTATATAAAATAGATGATGAAAATCTTAAGGTCGAAGTTGAAATAAATAATCCAAATAGTGTACCATTATACGATTTGAAAATTATGCATACGTGGAGAGGCCTTGGAGAAGGAGATAATTATGAAACGATTAAGGGTGATGATTTTGTTTGCCCTACAGTAATAGATCTTCCAGCCATTCCTCCAAACGAAATTATTGAAATACCTTATGAAATTAATTTTTCAAATGGAATTGACTCGCATTTATCCTCCATCATATCTATAATCCGTTTTAAGGATGTTTTTTTGGGAAGAGGGATGGTTTTTGCAGAATCTGAAATTCAAAGAGTATGATATTTGGGAGGGGGTATAAAATGGACAATTCAGAAATTAGAAAGAAAATGACAAAAATAGTTTATTTTGATGAAATTGGAGCTACTGATTATTTAACAATAAATGGGGAATTAATAGAACAAATTATAACTGAATTGAGCGAAAATCAAAAAAACGTTGAAGCGGGAACTAACTTAAAAGGGTGGGTAAAAGCATCTATTTGGCCTTTCGTTGGAGGAAGTGTAGAAAGTAATGTTAAAGCGGGTATTGAAAAAAACAATTCCAATATAGTAAAAACAACTATTTCTAATTCTTTATTAAGTGATTTTCTTGAAAAAAGAGGAAAAGATATTGAAGAATTAAATAATTATTATTTAAAACCCTATCCAAACTCAATTGCATTTTTTAAGATGTTCACGCCTTATTTAAAAATGTTTTCAGAAGGTTTTACAACAGATGATGGGGCACCTTTGGACATGCATAATATGGATGCTGCATTTGAATATGGTAAGGGATATTATGAAATGATAGCAAATCCGAAAGTAGAAGAAAATAATGAAAATAAAAAAATATTGAGATTTAATATTAATGCCTTCCGAAACAATTATACAATTGCTGATTTAACAAAAATGGATTTAACATATTATATAGTGAAAGTTGGCCGAGCAAATGAAGATTCTTTAGATATAAGTAAAGAATTTAATATGGGTGAAAAATTAATCTCACTGGACGATTTGGAAAATGGAAAAAGCGGTGATGAAGGACTTTTAGATGTTTATGATGTTATTCTTGCAGGAGTAAGCATTAATGAAGATTAAAATATATTATGGTCCAAAATCAGGTTTTGAAAAGTTTATACCTGAAGAAAAGACCACGCTCTCTGAACTGGTTATTGAATTTGATGCCCGGCGAAATAAACATACGGTGGTTATACCTGGTCAAGAAAATGAAGAACCTGAGCGAGATCCCATCAAATGTTTGGTGGCTTACTCAGAAAGTTATGCTCGTATTTCTGAAAGTGCTGTTCTGAGTTTTAATAGTTTGATCAATGAAGGCAATATAGAAAATTTATATTTACAAAATCCTCCCGTCCAAATATCAAATTTGCTTAAAGAGTTTTACAGTGAGAATATATCTTATAAAAAATATAAATACAATTTATTAAATGTAGATAATTTTTTAAAAATAAATTCTACATTTGAGGATAATATAATAGGACAAGATCAGGTGAAAAAAGATTTATTGAACTCTTTTTATTCTTTTTTAAAAAATTATAATAACAATAAACCAATAGTTCTAATGTTTTATGGAAATTCTGGAATTGGTAAAACCGAGACTGCAAAATTTTTAAGTGGAATATTGGGTGAAGAGCTTTTTAGAAAACAATTTTCAATGTTTCAAAATATTAAATTTAGCGAATACTTATTTGGCGGTAATCATGCGCAACCTTCTTTTGCTAAAGAACTTTTAGAAAGAAATTCTAATGTCATATTATTGGATGAATTTGACAAAGCAGCCGATCTCTTTCATGAAGCTTTTTATCAATTATTTGATGATGGAATATTCGAAGATAAAAATTATAAAGTTCAGTTAGATAATGCTATTATAATTTGCACCTCAAATTATCAAAATGAAAATGAGATAAGAAAAAATATTGGCGATCCTCTTTTCTTTAGATTTACTAAACTCATTAAATTCAATCCCCTTAGTATTGAAGCTATAAAAAGAATAATGGACATCAATATCGAAAAAAAATATGAGAAATTGGATGATGATGACAAAAAAATAATAAATTTAGATCAATTAAAAAAAATGTTTCTTAGTAAAGCATCTAAATTTAAAAATGCACGAGAAATATCTAATTTAATAGACGAAGCGATAAATTCGCAACTAGTAAAAAATTTTATTGAAAATTCTTAAAGTGAAATTTATTAATGTGATTTAGATACTTTATTTGTTTTTTTAAAATATTTATCTGAAATCAACAACATTAACGTATATATTAAATTAGAATAATATTTCTATAATCGTCAAACATAAGAATAACTTTCGCTAAATTCCATATTAAAACTAATTATTCTTTAGAAGGTTCAATTCCATATAATAATAAATTGTTTGCCAAACCAAAACATTTTTCGGCATTTTCCTTAGAACAACTCTCACCCCTATGAACAATTCTATTTCTTTTAGATTTCAATTCTTTCAATAATTCATAATATGAATCGTCTAATTCTCCGTATATATTCATTATCTCCAAAATTGGGTGCAAATTCCACTTTAATAATTCTTTTTTCCTTCTTTGAGGCAAATCTTTCTTATCTTCATTTAACATTTTTTCCCATAAATTGTATAGGTACTTCTCAATGATAGTCCAACTCATAATGAATGATTGAGAATATTCTGTATTGTAAAGATGTGTAAATGCTTCAAAAAAGAAATCTAAAAAATTCGTGTATTCCATATCTAAATTTAACTCTTTTGATTTATCAATAACTTGTACAATATCATTTTCCTTTAAAAATAGTTTATGGCCAGTATACCATTTGGGATCCCCATGAAGACGTTCTTCTAAGAGACGTGTCCTTGCAAAATTGCCATTACCTTGCCAACTACCTATCTGTTTAGTTTTAGGGTCAATTTCAACATGGATAAGCTCAAATTCCCTAATTTTTATATTTGGGATCTTTAAAAGAAGGGCTGTTCCCATTATTTCATTCAATAAATCTAATGCTTTCTCCTTATTTGTTTCAGTTATTGCCAAAAATCCGTCAGATTCCACAATTAAAGACCTTCCTTTGTAATCTGTAGTATATATGTTTTTTATATAAGCACCTAAACTCACTCCTCGGAGTCTATCATTAAAAGAAGGATTTGGACCATTTCCTATCCATATTGCTGGATAAAAGAAAGTTGCATAACCTTTATCCATCTCTTTAGCTGGAACTGGTTTAGGAATTGATACTTCTTGCTGAGAATTTTCATGATCTTTTAATTCATGTTCATAGACCATTTTGAAAATATCTTTAACATCCTTTTCTTGAATTTTGCCATCAAAAACCCAAGCAAAACAATCCTTTGCTACATTCATCCTATTACGTATTTTGTTTCTCATAAAAGGATTTTGATCGAAGTTTTTTATAAAATGTAAAAATGACTCTTCAAGAGCTTCAGAATAAGTATTTCCAATCGCTGTTTCGTCGTCCAATGTTTTAGTCCATTTATCTTTTTTAATAAAAGAATCAAATGTATTTATAATATCAGAAATATTTTTAGGTCCTTCTAACTCGAAATTTAAATCCAAGACCTCTTGCCATTTAGTAAATACAAATATTTGATAATCTGTTTTAAGATCGGTATCTTGTAACCAAATCACATCTATTTGACAGGGTGATTTAAAATCATCAGGAATAAAATCAGTTTTTTGAGATTGTTCTCTTGAATATATAATGAAATCTTTAATCCAACTTTCAAGTTTTGGGGACATATTAACTGTTATAATATCAACATATTAAAAAATTATTATACTTCATTCTATTGTGAATATCATTTTTTAATCATTTAACCCCTAACCCAAAACTCCTTCTACTCACTTTTCTACCAAAAAAGAAAACAGATTAAAGGTTAGTCCGTCCCTAACAATTTATTCATTCTTTAACAATATTCAGATGGAAAATCCTTGAGTTTTTACTTAGACTAAGTATTAATCTTTTGATAGACTAAAAAATAAGGCGTAATACCCCAAATCTTTATATAATCATAAGTGACAATTAATGATAATTATAAATAATGGTAAATTTATACTAAAATCAGATAATTATATTACTTAATAGATTCGGTGATTCCAAATGCTTACATCAGTTCAGAAAGAAATACTACAGAGTCTCATAAACTTATACCGCAATTCCGAAGGCAGATCTGTTAAAGGTGAAGAAATAGCGGAATTAATGAAGCGTAACCCTGGAACCATCCGTAATCAGATGCAATCCCTCCGTAGTTTAGGCCTGGTTAAAGGTGTGCCTGGACCAAGGGGTGGGTATAAACCAACTATTAAAGCTTACCATACCTTAAACATACAGGATACCGATAAAAAGAGCCAGGTACCAATATACAAATCAGGGGAACTTGTAAATGACATTACTGTGGCCAAGATAGAATTCACCAGTATCCCTCACCCTGGTGAATGTGAAGCAGCCATCAAAGCCGTGGGAAACATCAAAACCCTGGATCTGGGAGACAAAATACGGGTGGGCCCCACACCAGTAAATAAACTGGTAGTAGATGGAGTGGTAGTAGGCAGGGATGACATGGATAGCATTATTCTCCTGGACACCACTGCAATTCGCAGCATCCCCAAAAAAAGAGTAATAGAAGTAGCAACACCTAACCTGATAACCCTGGATGGATTAAGCACAATCCGTGATGCGGCTCGAGTTTTATCCACCAACAGCATTGAAGGTGCACCGGTAATAGATGATGGTGAAATCAGGGGAATGGTAACATTGTCTGATATCAGCCGTGCACTGGCAGAATCACGTGAAGAAATGAAAGTGGTGGATATAATGACAAAAAACACCATCACCGTTAACGAAGATCTAATGATTTCCGATGCCATTGAACTCATGAATAAAAAACATATTGGT belongs to uncultured Methanobacterium sp. and includes:
- a CDS encoding CBS domain-containing protein; translation: MLTSVQKEILQSLINLYRNSEGRSVKGEEIAELMKRNPGTIRNQMQSLRSLGLVKGVPGPRGGYKPTIKAYHTLNIQDTDKKSQVPIYKSGELVNDITVAKIEFTSIPHPGECEAAIKAVGNIKTLDLGDKIRVGPTPVNKLVVDGVVVGRDDMDSIILLDTTAIRSIPKKRVIEVATPNLITLDGLSTIRDAARVLSTNSIEGAPVIDDGEIRGMVTLSDISRALAESREEMKVVDIMTKNTITVNEDLMISDAIELMNKKHIGRLIVVDPAGNARGIVTRTDLLDKIAGLK
- a CDS encoding B-box zinc finger protein; the protein is MEKIFNKPKTCDECNEDLKRLFLYCTNCNKYICYDCFSNHQIDHDYIPCKTLDGNKGEVLDIGSAGYGIPIGDLWPSHEIDAFLSSHHPKCPHAIEYFEKNNITFYCHECKKWLCLNCLDNHLDHGLMLHVGFNDGKELRQIDPNLYKSKNQLSLSVNVYKIDDENLKVEVEINNPNSVPLYDLKIMHTWRGLGEGDNYETIKGDDFVCPTVIDLPAIPPNEIIEIPYEINFSNGIDSHLSSIISIIRFKDVFLGRGMVFAESEIQRV
- a CDS encoding DUF6414 family protein produces the protein MDNSEIRKKMTKIVYFDEIGATDYLTINGELIEQIITELSENQKNVEAGTNLKGWVKASIWPFVGGSVESNVKAGIEKNNSNIVKTTISNSLLSDFLEKRGKDIEELNNYYLKPYPNSIAFFKMFTPYLKMFSEGFTTDDGAPLDMHNMDAAFEYGKGYYEMIANPKVEENNENKKILRFNINAFRNNYTIADLTKMDLTYYIVKVGRANEDSLDISKEFNMGEKLISLDDLENGKSGDEGLLDVYDVILAGVSINED
- a CDS encoding AAA family ATPase, translated to MKIKIYYGPKSGFEKFIPEEKTTLSELVIEFDARRNKHTVVIPGQENEEPERDPIKCLVAYSESYARISESAVLSFNSLINEGNIENLYLQNPPVQISNLLKEFYSENISYKKYKYNLLNVDNFLKINSTFEDNIIGQDQVKKDLLNSFYSFLKNYNNNKPIVLMFYGNSGIGKTETAKFLSGILGEELFRKQFSMFQNIKFSEYLFGGNHAQPSFAKELLERNSNVILLDEFDKAADLFHEAFYQLFDDGIFEDKNYKVQLDNAIIICTSNYQNENEIRKNIGDPLFFRFTKLIKFNPLSIEAIKRIMDINIEKKYEKLDDDDKKIINLDQLKKMFLSKASKFKNAREISNLIDEAINSQLVKNFIENS